From the genome of Triticum aestivum cultivar Chinese Spring chromosome 3B, IWGSC CS RefSeq v2.1, whole genome shotgun sequence, one region includes:
- the LOC123066675 gene encoding uncharacterized protein, producing MERKAVCISLVIFALVLFAGPDPVAAAVYSVGEVVMPMSPSLRLEDSVSPELGVDLDVHHRVFGDVGKGALDPNKSACKPKCAGDGQPYTGRGCQAIYGCVPK from the coding sequence ATGGAGAGGAAGGCGGTGTGCATCTCTCTTGTCATCTTCGCGCTCGTATTGTTCGCTGGCCCGGACCCAGTGGCCGCGGCGGTCTACAGCGTGGGCGAGGTGGTGATGCCAATGTCACCGTCCTTGAGGCTGGAGGACAGCGTGTCGCCGGAGCTCGGGGTGGACCTGGACGTGCACCACCGCGTCTTCGGCGACGTCGGCAAGGGAGCCCTGGACCCCAACAAGTCAGCCTGCAAGCCGAAGTGCGCCGGGGACGGACAGCCGTACACCGGCCGGGGATGCCAAGCCATTTACGGTTGCGTCCCTAAATAA